gaaaatatggttaaacagttcaCACGACTTAGTCTTTCAACAGATCAacttacttcctacatatatgttaGGATAATTCTTGCTCGTTAAGATGAtggttttgtattaattgtatgatttttacattttggtcctttttaagggttttgttggtcattaaaagttacattgaaataagaaggagctaaaaattgtttttctatttaaagttattatagaCATCCGATCGCTTAGCTTCCAACGGATTAggatgcagatttttttttctctttcaaatgcacttttcgaaataatggatttttaaatatattttggtcctttttgaacatttatgtaaaatttgtagaaaatcGATGCCCAAAAATTGTGTATTCGACTGTACGGTAATGGTTTTATGGCCCACCCCGCGGCGTATTCACAGCAGGATAGAAATAATCTATCGGCAAGGTTATGACACTGGGTATGACATGTGCAACgaagtttgtcatttatagCGATACAATTATTCCATAACtatttcggattttttttcttatatcattatcatattatttacataatatatgacACTTGATTATTCATCTTTAAGTAGTAAAGAAAAGtcatattttttgtgaaaaatagaaagtaatatatttagcaaaaaaagATTCCCATTTTTAACCGCAATCACTATTACAGACAGTTAAAACTTAattcttttcttataaaatattaatgtttcaagtttcattggcaattttggaaatacatatgggccatgaaacataataaataagggTATTCAAAGATAATAATATCGAGTCACCATGTTCATAATAATAGGATTCtaggacatttgcccccccggatgtttgcccccccggatgtttgccccccttttggaccatggcggacatttgcccccccgccgttttcgagggggcggacatttgcccccccgccgttttcgagggggcggacatttgcccccccccccgccgttttcaagggggcggacatttgcccccccggttttataagtttataccaagatattaaaaatatattaatttataaaaaaatgaacatttttttctttaactatttgttcaatttacgTGCAAACTGCCAACCGATTTACAccagtttgtatgtttgtcactAATTACATATCAATACAGATTACACCGTTCAGGTCACACATGTGACGATGTAGGCTTAGGTAAGACAACAATGtaaatccttttataatatttttatttcaaatcagaaGTCATATAGCACATTTATAGCACtcatatatacaagtatatacagCAAAAAATACGTTTCTGTTCTCTGAATGGTATGATAAGTAATTCACTAATCAAGATCAAAATAGCATATATAACCAAAATATAGGTTTGTCTAGAATATTACTTATATAACCGGgagggcaaatgtccgccccatCGAAAATggagggggggcaaatgtccgccccctcgaacattgagggggggcaaatgtccgccccctcgaaaacggcggggggggggcaaatgtccgccatggtccaaaaggggggcaaacatccggggggcaaatgtccggggggggcaaatgtccgtaTACCAATAAGAGTTCTAATTCTTAATCGTAAACATTTTGGTCTACCATTTGCACTCaaccaaacatgtttatatattaaggataaatatgattattttgattAGGCAAAAAATGTGTAACATGgatttttgtcagcatattTTCAGTAACGAGTGCACTTGGTTTTCATAACGTGTCAAAATGCCAATAAATCAACGTGTTGTTATGGTATAAAAGGGTATGCCTGTCTTATTGTCAATAcaacattaatgacattttaacttgtATCGTTAAAGACTGGTACTAAATGATAGCAACTGcagttaaaatttcattttagctGTTCCTTTCCGATATTTCACACCCAATTTTGTGTTACACTGTTAGAAAAATTACCaaactgtaaaaataaaaatgtggaaATGGCCCCaattaaatgtcttgataaaCGATCAATTATGGACTTCAACCAAAAGACAcggaataaaatatgtaaaagaagtaagtttatcagagatgatttgatatttcagtTCTTAATCAACTAACGTTTCCCCTATAGAACAACCCCATCTAATAATGGCTAAATCTAAAATACtccaaaactgaaattttctatcgcaacttataataaaaggacgggtcaactttatgaccctcataaattctgtattttttaTCTGCCTTAATCTTACACTGCGTCCAGTTGATAAATAAGTGCTAAACTAGCGTATCTTAACGCTACTATTGCACTGAGAGGAGAAATCGATAGAGACCGTCGTTACCAtgataagctccaaagttggcaatgatttcaatctttattttttttcgaaatatacCTCTGGAGTTAGCAGCAACGCTTTCAGCCATAAAGTGAGCGATGTCTGTATCGGAGACATGCGAGTCTTCAAGGCAATTCTGATCGATTGAAATGCACGATCGGCGTCTTCGCAAGGATTCTTATCCCGAAGATGCTTATGCTTATCTCTGATAGCATATATAGATGTAATATACAGGTTACATGCCCGGCTAGTccatatttaatatgttgtatGTAACCAGTTATATACTAACCCTAACCTCAAAATGGAGCATTGTAATAATTTGTACGTGTCTTTGACATACTCTCCACTTCATGTACCTttataattagtttaaacatattttattgcatgatgatacatttacacattatatgatgatgataacaagaAAGAAACACAAATAGTGCAATGTAACAAAGCTTACGATCAATATAAAAAggacatgcaaagggattggacCACGAGTTTTTCCAACATCAACATCGGCCCTTTCCCAAAACGTCACATGAAAAGCAAAAAATGATTACGTTGTCACATAAACTATAAAaccaaaatgtaatatttcatgcaGTTATATAATGTCCATATACATAGGAATGAGAATAATGTGTCTTATAACTATGATAAAAGTGATTTCTAATTAATAGATCGtgtaatgcaatacatgtaaatacatgtagtaatagaaaaagtagaaaatgtgtaagaaataaaaatggagAGATTCATCAAGAgagaaaaaaaaagagaaagaatGGATGGAGAAGTGGAGTGCTCCGTGTGCTTACTGTGGAGTGTTTAAGAAGCGATTACTGTACTTTATATAGTGGTGTTCTTCCgtaaatattacaacattatcatcattagAGGTTAGAAGATTCGAAAAGTAGTTTGAACTATATGCATTCATTGAAAAGGTAGACGGATTTCTGAGCTatcttatgttatgttatgtaatgttttgttataattaaaGCGAGTGAACTAAACATTTCCTCAAATATGTAATCTTAATTCAAAGCCGTAAATGCACAAAATGTTACTTCATTGGCATGCTTCACCGTCCAATTGGTTTTAGATgctcaaaatgtttattatatcataGCGTATTAAACAAAGGAAGAGACGATTGGTGATGCTCGATGTCAAAGGACAAGATTTTTCTTTgcataattgcattttaaagaagGGCATCTTCATCTGTGCATTCAAAGCTGTAGTCGTTCTCCATGACCTCGATGTTCCTTGGGGCACGTTTTTCCGCAAACAGCTTCTCTCTTTGCTGCAATTAAACATTTGGTtcgtaaaatacaaataagaGCAACATAATATGCATATAACATATTCGGTATTGCTCAAGAACCAGTAAATATCTGTCGAAAAAGTCAGAAgggattttaatgaaactgattctttttttacttaacaaataccaaacattACACATATACTCATTTGAACAGCAATTTGAAAATCTAAACCTTAAATCATTATATCTATTATAAGTTTTATAACGTTACAAAAGTGTTTCGTCAAAAAACATCTTTTTGTATAACATTTTCAATTCATTATTAACCAAAGAGCAAAGACTTAAACTTTTGCAgacgtttttttctttttttcaatacttTTGTTCACATTCCACATGGAACTATTACCGATGACCGACACTATAAAGCGTACCGTTTATACCTCTATTAATTGTTGAATGAACATTGCCTATAAATTGTTTGCTTGACCTTCGCTAATACGGTAACAAATAGTTCTGATAGCTTCGGTCTACATTTATTAGCCATTATGCCTGTAGCATTCTCGTACACAAGGGTGATCATGCTATGCATTAGATgtttcattatcaaacctctgataaaTGAGAATGGCCAATAGCTGTTCAAGCATATGCACTCAAAACTATTACATGCACTTTATTTGGGTTTATGATTATGATATTTCcattttcacaattttgaaacagtactatgtgaataaaaatacaaaaagaaactGTACTTACATCTTTTGACAAGGAAAGTCTTATGACGAAGATGTAAGCCCACATACTCCCTGCCCCATAAACCACAACAAATGTCCATATAAGAACGAATACAGTACACACTACTATTGGAATATGCCTTTTCATACATGAAAAATGTCCTTCCGTTATGgaataataacacaaataacCATCAGAACATTCTGAGATGCATTTTTCGTCAAATATGACGCCATCCGAACCACCCTCACACTCTCTGTATCTTATGCATATATTTAATGTTCCGTTCTGAATTTTGTTGTTGGCTGCACAGTCTTTAACGCATGTTCTTTGGTAATCGCCTAAATCAAATGGCTGGTCGCTTGGACATTCGTTGACACATGTTCTATTGTACAAAAATACCGAACATTCAAATGTGTTAATGCATTTGTTATTATCCCGGTCTAAAACACGTCCAGAAGGACACTCGTTGACGCAATAGTTGTGTgtgaaatcattataaatatttggtaCCGTTTGTGGGCATTTATCAACACAAGTTCCCGCATTGACAAATGCTGGACATGATGACACGCAGTAACCACTCTGTACAAAAGGCATATCCTTTGGGCACAAATCAACACAATATTCACTTTTATAGATGTATTGTCCTGTACAGTTAGAAACGCATGTTCTCATTCCTTCGACACTATGAACCCTTGATGCATACGGTCGTTCGGCTGGACATTTCAACATACATATATCAGTGATATTGTCGTAAACGTAGGGCTCACTGCAGTTCGTTGCACACCGTATTGCGGTAATCTGCTCTTTGTACGACGAACCCCTTGCCAGATATGCTGGGTGTTGATGCcatttttcatctttaaaagaaAAGGTCTGTTTGTAGGGAGAAGTTGGGGGACAAGATTGCACACATTTTCCTTCAAGTACAACGAACTTCGATGGGCAAACGAATACACATGTGTTGTTCATACGAAACTGTCCTAATGGGCAGTTTTCTTGACACTGAACATATTGCCTGTAAACATTTATGGGGCACCATGACTTGCATCCGTTTACCGTCAGAGATATATTCACTAATACTCCATTGTTTGAACAAGTTTCAACACAGGAATCATGGTCAACCACATAATCTGCTGGACACTCTTGCACACACCTTTGAGAAGCATTGTTATAAAACGTGTATGGCTGCTCAGTGCAGTTTGTAACGCATGCAATAATGTCCGCATGTTTTGTATACGATGTAAAGCCGTAAAATGTACGCTGCCATATTTTATACTCCACCGAAAGCGTTTGCTTATACGCACTTGTAGGCGGGCAATACTCTACACAGGAGCCTTGAAATGCAAGTAAATTTGACGGGCAAACGAATGCACACGTGTTGTTGATAGCAAACTGCCCAGATGGGCATTTTTCTTGACACTGAAAATATTGCCTGTAAACATTTACGGGGCACCGTGACTTGCATCCGTTTACCGTCAGAGATATATTCACTAATACTCCATTGTTTGAACAAGTTTCAACACAGGAATCATGGTCGACCACATACTCTGCTGGACACTGTTGCACACACCTTTGAGAGGCGTTGTTATAAAACGTGTATGGCTGCTCAGTGCAGTTTGTAACGCATGCAATAATGTCCGCATGTTTTGTATACGATGTAAAGCCGTAAAATGTACGCTGCCATATTTTATACTCCACCGAAAGCGTTTGCTTATACGCACTTGTAGGCGGGCAATACTCTACACACGAGCCTTGAAATGCAAGTAAATTTGACGGGCAAACGAATGCACACGTGTTGTTGATAGCAAACTGCCCAGATGGGCATTTTTCTTGACACTGAAAATATTGCCTGTAAACATTTACGGGGCACCGTGACTTGCATCCGTTTACCGTCAGAGATATATTCACTAATACTCCATTGTTTGAACAAGTTTCAACACAGGAATCATGGTCGACCACATACTCTGCTGGACACTGTTGCACACACCTTTGAGAGGCGTTGTTATAAAACGTGTATGGCTGCTCAGTGCAGTTTGTAACGCATGCAATAATGTCCGCATGTTTTGTATACGATGTAAAGCCGTAAAATGTACGCTGCCATATTTTATACTCCACCGAAAGCGTTTGCTTATACGCACTTGTAGGCGGGCAATACTCTACACAGGAGCCTTGAAATGCAAGTAAATTTGACGGGCAAACGAATGCACACGTGTTGTTGATAGCAAACTGCCCAGATGGGCATTTTTCTTGACACTGAACATATTGCCTGTAAACATTTATGGGGCACCGTGACTTGCATCCGTTTAACGTCAGAGATACGTTTACTTGGACATTATTGTCTGAGCATGTTTCAACACAGGAATTATGTTCAACTACATAATCTGCTGGACATGAGGAAACGCACGTtccatttaatgcaaaattgtCTTTATCACACTCATCCACGCATTCTACATATTCAGTATTAAATGTGTCTGGATATTTACAAAGAAGTTTAGAAGCCGTTTTGAATGAAACTACTCTCGTTTGCCTGAAATCCTCCGGGAAACATGAATCCACACAagtattgttctttaaaaatagtcCTTTGTCGCAACCATAAACGCACTTGTTTTCCATTTGATATGTTCCACCTGGACATTCATGGACACAAAGTTTCGTTATGGAAGGTATACACATACCGTTTGACGAAAGccatatacttgttttattgaaacttaATGTACCTTTTGGGCACTGTTCTTTACAAGTTTTATCGTTCACAAATGTGTTTAACGGACAGGTATCAACACAGTTGGAGCTATGGACATATTGTTTAGGCTTACAAGTTGATACACACATAGTAATAGCTTTTGTCTGTTCCTTGTATGGACTCGCTTCTGAGCATTTAAATACGCATGTTTGATTTTCAACGAAAGGGCGACTTGTAGGACATGCACATTCCACGTTGAATGTGTCATTTGTACACTCCTTATAACATGTCATCGTGCTGGAATATAGAACGGGGTGTGTTTCCGggcatgtttttaaacatgtcttACTTAATTTCACATAACCATTTTCACATTTAGTTGTGCAGTATTCATTTTGAACAAGAACGCCACAAACATTTGTGCATTTGATATAGCTTAATCCGTTGATAGTAAAATTTGTCTTGTACTGTTTATTTGGAGGACAACTTTCAGCACAGTATGAGGTTGTAGACAAGTGATCATTTTCATTGACAGTGTCAATATATGGCTGGTCAACTGGGCATGCTTGCACGCATTcgtttttgaaaacatattcagGTGTAGTacattttgttatacatgttttatcttttattatatcGTTTCCTCTCACTCTTACTGATTCTCTGAAATAACCCCCTTCACATTGATCAATGCATTTTCCGCTCTGGGCAACAAACATGGCACCGCAATCTAGGACGCAGTGGCTTCCATTCACATAAGAATCCTCTGGACATCGAAATACACACCCGGCCTCGGTGCAGTACGGTTTGTGGGAAGGACAAAACGCGGTGTCATCACAGAGCGACACACAAGACACCTGAATGTTTAAAATAGTGCGACtgttaattttattacaaaaacaaaattcctTTTGTATTTATATCGAGTGCGTTACTTATATTTCCGGTAACAATAACTGTTTCGGTACAAGCGTTTAAGCCATTTTGAATCGTAtttcaaagaacaaaataacatttttctttgAGAACTATTGAAAGCGATTTATAATGCTTggaaatattgtgtttatcatgTAGGAATGGTATAATAGACTGGTTAAAGAGACACGTTTAGAGTCTTTGCTTAGCCAATTTCGATAATGTGGTAAAATACACGAATAATCCTGGAGATTCacaaaattcataattattcgtgcatttatatatgtattgtttttgttttagcaAGTTAAAAATTCGTATGAAACCTCTTGGGGTAATGTGACAACATCTGcgaaaattgtttataaaatggaCAGTAAATTAACCTTTAATTTATACAATGGAGGTCACAACTCCCGAAAAAATAAAGGGTAGTGTTTTCCTAAAATAGTTCACCATTCTTAACCAGTTGTTCTAATGGTCCTCGAACACGCACTATcataagaatgaaaaaaaaatgaattcaatgaTCTTCAATATGTGAGTTAATGAATGAATTAAGATTTTTGCACTTAATCAATAACATAAATTCTTAAGCAAAACAGAAATTGAATTATACatctgaaatatataattatttgaaatcacatttatcaaatttaatagAGTTCGCCGTTCATCAAGAAAATATGTTGTATTGTCGATAACATATAAATGGAAAACAGGACAAACATATAGGCTGtacagtataaaacatgattaaatatttaaacatacgATAGGTCAGAATTAACGTATCATAATTGAATTATACATAATTCATCATATTGCTATAGTGCGATATATCATTTGTCCGAAAGTCATGTCCGAAACTGGTGCAACTCATAAAACGATCAAACTGTATGAAGTTAGTACTAGGAGTTTCCTCCGCTTCATCACGTTATTATTATCCTTACTTATTGTACGAAATGTCTAGAAAATGATTTCTCCATTACTCTTCTGGATAAACTCGTAGTTTTGAGAGCCAGCATTGGGTTAAACATTGATTACTACTTGAACTTGTCCGCCATTTGAATTTAGTAGGCTTGTAAGTTATCCATATAAATGAATCTTATAATTTCCAACATTTCAATGTGATGATATATTgtagttatatataattaataatattgtgacaaattcatatatatatatatatatatatatatatatatatatatatatatatatatgaatttgtcacaatattattaattatatataactacttagggcattaaggtGACCGTATATTTTTcacggcattaaggagacaatttgtatattttttgttttatactttattttgcttttttgttgataatttagtattgaaatgatcatttattatgagtacaaaatttaggtttcttaaattaattaacaaaaaatatacgtaatttgcggtctccttaataatttgtaagtatgttgcaggttttaaggcgacaggtatatatgtagaagggtttatggagaccagtgtatatataatattatttttgaggcattaaggggaccatccatattttatggcattagggggacaaattatatatatttaacttttgacagtataggctcccgtaaccttaagagacaacttggtaatagtattttttataattgtgtataataaatccacaaacaatgaccagtcgaaacgggaggactgcaaatttcataggatattcatcagaactcttttacagaccatctcattcattaaatgcaagtcagATTCAGTCACTTGGTCTCTGTgccgtttgataaacaaaatatataatgaccaggggcggatccaggaattctcgttagaagggggcgttacttaggggcgtttgcaggaggattgagggttactcaatcaagtaatttttaacaatttgtagtcggaaatgatgcattatgtgtatattttattattttcttctcatatattgacacaaaaagtaaacttggatgattttagaGGGAGCGCACGCCAACTGCACcccttctcaatccgctagtgaatggtgacttaatatttgatatattatggttaaatagaactttcagttgaattatatagaaactgtaaatgctaaatacaagttctgtgcttgtaaaaacaataaaagtttcgtctgcacacgaa
The sequence above is drawn from the Mya arenaria isolate MELC-2E11 chromosome 14, ASM2691426v1 genome and encodes:
- the LOC128217565 gene encoding proprotein convertase subtilisin/kexin type 5-like, which produces MGLDISVILFCLCVSASNFVSCVSLCDDTAFCPSHKPYCTEAGCVFRCPEDSYVNGSHCVLDCGAMFVAQSGKCIDQCEGGYFRESVRVRGNDIIKDKTCITKCTTPEYVFKNECVQACPVDQPYIDTVNENDHLSTTSYCAESCPPNKQYKTNFTINGLSYIKCTNVCGVLVQNEYCTTKCENGYVKLSKTCLKTCPETHPVLYSSTMTCYKECTNDTFNVECACPTSRPFVENQTCVFKCSEASPYKEQTKAITMCVSTCKPKQYVHSSNCVDTCPLNTFVNDKTCKEQCPKGTLSFNKTSIWLSSNGMCIPSITKLCVHECPGGTYQMENKCVYGCDKGLFLKNNTCVDSCFPEDFRQTRVVSFKTASKLLCKYPDTFNTEYVECVDECDKDNFALNGTCVSSCPADYVVEHNSCVETCSDNNVQVNVSLTLNGCKSRCPINVYRQYVQCQEKCPSGQFAINNTCAFVCPSNLLAFQGSCVEYCPPTSAYKQTLSVEYKIWQRTFYGFTSYTKHADIIACVTNCTEQPYTFYNNASQRCVQQCPAEYVVDHDSCVETCSNNGVLVNISLTVNGCKSRCPVNVYRQYFQCQEKCPSGQFAINNTCAFVCPSNLLAFQGSCVEYCPPTSAYKQTLSVEYKIWQRTFYGFTSYTKHADIIACVTNCTEQPYTFYNNASQRCVQQCPAEYVVDHDSCVETCSNNGVLVNISLTVNGCKSRCPVNVYRQYFQCQEKCPSGQFAINNTCAFVCPSNLLAFQGSCVEYCPPTSAYKQTLSVEYKIWQRTFYGFTSYTKHADIIACVTNCTEQPYTFYNNASQRCVQECPADYVVDHDSCVETCSNNGVLVNISLTVNGCKSWCPINVYRQYVQCQENCPLGQFRMNNTCVFVCPSKFVVLEGKCVQSCPPTSPYKQTFSFKDEKWHQHPAYLARGSSYKEQITAIRCATNCSEPYVYDNITDICMLKCPAERPYASRVHSVEGMRTCVSNCTGQYIYKSEYCVDLCPKDMPFVQSGYCVSSCPAFVNAGTCVDKCPQTVPNIYNDFTHNYCVNECPSGRVLDRDNNKCINTFECSVFLYNRTCVNECPSDQPFDLGDYQRTCVKDCAANNKIQNGTLNICIRYRECEGGSDGVIFDEKCISECSDGYLCYYSITEGHFSCMKRHIPIVVCTVFVLIWTFVVVYGAGSMWAYIFVIRLSLSKDQREKLFAEKRAPRNIEVMENDYSFECTDEDALL